A part of Deinococcus aerius genomic DNA contains:
- a CDS encoding patatin-like phospholipase family protein, with translation MSGFGLVLGGGGARGLAHLGVWAVLEEAGLSPQVLAGTSMGGLVAAFIAAGASAAELRRVSETVSWRRLIDWRLGTGLLRASSFEAWLAAHLPPTFEELRLPLAVTATDVLTGRQVYLRSGDLYTALRATTAYPGAIDPVPLDDMLLADGGILNQVPVDAALFLGVRKVAAVDVTSPRPLELPERRRRWRQSPPLGAVQSLRRAVDIMQAQLTDARLSLYRPDVLLRPELEGIDLQSFRRGAQAMAAGEAVARAELTRLHALVS, from the coding sequence ATGTCGGGCTTCGGGCTGGTGCTGGGCGGGGGCGGCGCGCGGGGGCTGGCCCACCTGGGCGTGTGGGCGGTGCTGGAGGAGGCGGGGCTGAGCCCGCAGGTGCTGGCGGGCACGAGTATGGGCGGCCTCGTCGCGGCCTTTATCGCGGCGGGGGCGAGCGCGGCGGAGTTGCGCCGGGTCTCGGAAACCGTGTCGTGGCGGCGCCTGATCGACTGGAGGCTGGGCACGGGCCTGCTGCGGGCGAGTTCCTTTGAGGCGTGGCTGGCGGCGCACCTGCCCCCCACCTTCGAGGAGCTGCGGCTGCCGCTCGCGGTGACCGCGACGGACGTGCTCACCGGGCGCCAGGTGTACCTGCGCTCCGGGGACCTGTACACGGCGCTCCGCGCCACGACCGCCTACCCGGGCGCCATCGACCCGGTGCCCCTGGACGACATGCTGCTCGCCGACGGCGGCATCCTGAACCAGGTGCCGGTGGACGCCGCGCTCTTTCTCGGCGTGCGGAAGGTCGCGGCGGTGGACGTGACCTCGCCCCGGCCCCTCGAGCTGCCCGAGCGGCGCAGGCGCTGGCGGCAGTCTCCCCCGCTCGGCGCCGTGCAGTCGTTGCGGCGGGCGGTGGACATCATGCAGGCGCAACTGACCGACGCGCGGCTGAGCCTGTACCGGCCAGATGTGCTGCTGCGCCCGGAGTTGGAGGGGATTGACCTCCAGAGCTTCCGGCGCGGCGCGCAGGCCATGGCGGCGGGCGAGGCGGTGGCGCGGGCAGAACTGACCCGGCTGCACGCGCTGGTGTCCTGA
- a CDS encoding PaaI family thioesterase → MPEHPNLDQLNALGEGLLPGLIGIRFTHAERGLLRSEFTVRPELLAPNGFLHAASVVALADTTCGYGTRMLLPPEASGFTTIELKSNHLSTAREGVVTCEARAVHAGRTTQVWDAEVRGPGGKVMALFRCTQAVLYPKG, encoded by the coding sequence ATGCCCGAGCACCCCAACCTGGATCAACTCAACGCGCTCGGCGAGGGCCTGCTCCCCGGATTGATCGGGATTCGCTTCACCCACGCGGAAAGGGGCCTGCTGCGGAGCGAGTTCACCGTGCGACCCGAACTCCTCGCCCCGAACGGCTTCCTGCACGCGGCCAGCGTCGTCGCCCTGGCCGACACGACCTGCGGCTACGGCACCCGGATGCTGCTCCCGCCAGAAGCGAGCGGCTTTACCACCATCGAACTCAAGAGCAACCACCTCTCCACCGCCCGCGAGGGGGTCGTGACCTGCGAGGCCCGCGCCGTCCACGCCGGGCGCACCACCCAGGTCTGGGACGCCGAGGTGCGCGGCCCCGGCGGAAAGGTGATGGCGCTCTTCCGCTGCACGCAGGCGGTGCTGTATCCGAAGGGGTGA
- the aat gene encoding leucyl/phenylalanyl-tRNA--protein transferase, whose product MPPASHFLNHPDPLTREVARGYAGGAFLMDNGDGVQWYAVDRRALVPLTEAQGLHVARRLRRELGRFEVRIDTAFAEVVEGCRGRLPGSPPRDGEWISPPLAATYAHLHATGLAHSFEVWRDGELAGGILGLALGGAFIAESKFHRVTNASKVALVGLAAHLHARGFTLFDAQIQNPHLARLGVYEVSGEEYRRRLWDALGRDVSLSVGSGE is encoded by the coding sequence ATGCCCCCAGCCTCACACTTCCTGAACCACCCCGACCCCCTCACCCGCGAGGTGGCGCGGGGCTATGCGGGCGGCGCCTTCCTGATGGACAACGGGGACGGCGTGCAGTGGTACGCGGTGGACCGCCGGGCGCTCGTGCCGCTCACCGAGGCACAGGGGCTGCACGTGGCGCGGCGGCTGCGGCGCGAGCTGGGCCGGTTCGAGGTGCGGATCGACACCGCCTTCGCCGAGGTGGTGGAGGGGTGCCGGGGACGGTTGCCGGGCTCACCGCCCCGCGACGGCGAGTGGATCAGCCCGCCGCTGGCCGCGACGTACGCGCACCTGCACGCCACCGGCCTCGCCCATTCCTTCGAGGTCTGGCGGGACGGGGAACTGGCGGGGGGCATCCTGGGCCTCGCGCTGGGGGGCGCCTTTATCGCCGAGAGCAAGTTCCACCGGGTCACGAACGCGAGCAAGGTCGCGCTCGTCGGCCTCGCCGCGCACCTGCACGCGCGGGGGTTTACCCTGTTCGACGCCCAGATTCAGAACCCCCACCTCGCCCGGCTGGGCGTGTACGAGGTGAGCGGGGAGGAGTACCGCAGGCGGCTGTGGGACGCGCTGGGGCGGGACGT
- a CDS encoding serine/threonine-protein kinase gives MPLAGQVVGEGVRLVRPLGRGSHSVVYFAVGPAGQPCAVKIFDPRFASHALREYGNGALLDHPRLARVLAPVRIDGHPALIVTLARGAVLFDRYARRPALTHDRRAFLLTLVHLLDGLGYLHGRGIVHRDVKPENILVEPDGSAKLVDLDLSGPTREAFATPTRMGTAAFQSPEAARGEHLGPESDLYSVGVLLGWGLHGALSGPDLPPPPTSDPLDALLTALTEPDRTRRLGSAAEARETLLRLAALPY, from the coding sequence ATGCCGCTGGCCGGTCAGGTGGTGGGGGAGGGGGTGCGGCTCGTGCGGCCCCTCGGGCGGGGGTCACACAGCGTGGTGTATTTCGCCGTGGGTCCCGCCGGGCAGCCGTGCGCCGTAAAGATCTTCGACCCCCGCTTCGCCTCGCACGCCCTGCGCGAGTACGGCAACGGCGCCCTGCTCGACCACCCACGTTTGGCGCGGGTGCTCGCCCCGGTGCGGATTGACGGCCACCCGGCCCTGATCGTGACCCTGGCGCGCGGCGCGGTGCTGTTCGACCGCTACGCCCGCCGCCCGGCCCTGACGCACGACCGCCGGGCCTTCCTGCTCACGCTCGTCCACCTGCTCGACGGGCTGGGCTACCTGCATGGGCGCGGGATCGTCCACCGCGACGTGAAGCCCGAGAACATCCTCGTCGAGCCGGACGGCAGCGCCAAACTCGTGGACCTCGACCTCTCCGGCCCCACCCGCGAGGCCTTCGCCACCCCCACCCGCATGGGCACCGCCGCCTTCCAGAGCCCCGAGGCGGCGCGCGGCGAGCACCTGGGTCCCGAGAGCGACCTCTACAGCGTGGGCGTGCTGCTGGGCTGGGGGCTGCACGGCGCCCTCTCCGGGCCGGACCTGCCGCCGCCCCCCACCTCCGACCCCCTCGACGCCCTCCTCACCGCCCTGACCGAGCCCGACCGCACCCGCCGCCTGGGCAGCGCCGCCGAGGCCCGCGAGACCCTGCTGCGGCTGGCCGCGTTGCCGTACTGA